ATAAGTGCATCTTCCTCTTCACATGCAACTCATTTATGTCATTGGACGAAGCTCTAATCTTGACCACCAGCGAAGTCAAGAGCTCTCTTTGTTGACCGTATTCCCCCACCCTCTTCCTATTACCATTGTGAAAGAGCGAAGTGTCAAACTAATAGATATATAGTACACATGTACTAAACTAAGGCCATATATATGCCACAAGTCATCAGTTAGGAAAAGCACGTCGTATTAATACATAGGCTAACAAGAGCATTGTTATGGCATATAGGCATTAGAGCACACCTATAAGGAGTTAATGTTGGCTGATTGATCCATCACAATGTGCTCTAATGTTGTGTTACCACAATACCATAGAAATAGGCAAATTGACCATATTATCACAACAATCATAGGTGATTGTAGACCAATGCTAAATATGGATTAAATGATAGTGCAAATGATCATGCAATAATTCTCATTGATTGAGGAAATAATACATAAAGCTAATCCGCTTTCCTTATCCCTAGTCCTaactaataacaacaaaattatGCGAGATTAGAAGGGCAATAATGGGAGTGTGACGTATGGTGCTAGGTCGACGGAGAAGGCCCATCCAGTCTAAGACTAAATACGAGTGTATGCATTACGAGAAGACTACTTTCTTCCTAACCATTACAATTAATTGTGCATGGGTCCCATGCTAGATTGAAAAGGGAATTAATATATGGTGGGTCCCCTTTCATTTGATAGATTGAATCACCACTAGGATGCCCTAACTATTATAGGTTTAAATGCAATTAGAGTATGCTAGAGTTCTTTGAAACAAATTTCTATCATTATGTTGACATACCAACATCCCAAACTGTAAGATCAATATGACTCTATTAACACTAGTAAATGATAGGAAGTTGGAGGTTTGTCCCATCACCTCATGtctatttttccctttttattcAAAGAACTTATTGGATTTGTGCCTTATGGCAAAAGCTGGAGATGCAAATCatatccattatcttaaaaaataaacttaagaATTTACAAAGGAACGTTTGTTACTTTGATTTAGTATTGGATATGGTCCAAGTGAGTGGTTAGCAAAAATATCATAGAGGGGCAACCCATGGATCGGATGTCCACCTAATATTTCATGTATCTTAGCGAAGAACTACTATTGCCTATTGAAACTAGCATGTGTGTTGTTCGTGGTTCCTTCTCCAGTAGTTTGGTTGATGTACATATTATTGCTAATATTTATAAAAGATATCCATGTATTAATTGTCTACCTTCTTTCAGGGTTATAATTCAAGTTATCAGAAGGTGCTTGCAAATGCTGACATGGACAGAGATAGCAATAGCTCGACAATGCAAACACAAGTCCCTACTAATACTAGGGAGGGACCAACTTTCACACAACTACTACTCGGAGACGAAGATTTTGACCTACCACCATATGTTCCCGAAGCCGAAGAGAACAATCAATTCTATCAACAAACAATGAATGAGAACCTAAACATGAACCAATTGGGCAACAATGGGATAGAAACTGCTGAGTTGGAACCTCAGGAGCATATAATGACGTTTGCATCAAGTTTTGGTGTAGGTTCACAGCTTTTAGGTTCTCAAGCAATAGAAGTAGTTGATGTTGTAGGAGGTTTAACTTCACAGTGGGGAACACAACTGCATGGGGGTCATCTTGCACGTGTAATTTCATATATCCGTGCATTTCATGACCCAGAGCAGCAGATCCTTTCCAACCTCGTCACGCATCAATCTATTGAGACAATGTTGAACCACTATGCCCAAACTGCAGAGATGTCATATTCCATGAGATATCCAGAAAATGCAGTTACTCGTGGACCTCAAAATGTTTCTGGGTTTCCTCAAACCAATGGACAGATCAACACACTGAACAACATGAATTCTGAGTTCCATTTCTTGCTTGAACAAGCAAAGAATCCAGAGAACAATTCCATGCGACTCATCAACATCAGGGGCCATCTATGTGCTTTCAGGTGCACACATAACTCATGCAACTTTTAGTGTTTTATTTATAGTGTGGTTGTTTAAATTAGCTTCTCGGTAAGAATATGAATTTTGTGGTGCCATGTGTTGTTTGAATCATATCTTGCTTAGATGAGATTCGTTGGCGTTACTACGAAGAAACTATTATGATATTGAACCTCATGCCATATCGAGCATCTTATCCCATCTTAAAGTTGGTTTATTTGGTAGCAGCATTTCCTAATTTCACTTTTTGTATTTTGTATATGCAGCATTGATCCGTTTGGAAGCCGTTTCATACAACATAAGCTTGAGAGAGCAACACCGGCAGAGTTAGCTATGGTGTATGAAGAAATTGTTCCTCATGCCCACATGTTGGCTATTGATGTTTTTGCCAACTACGCGGTCCAGAAGATTTTCCCAAATGGAAATTGACatttattttcaaacaaaaatatttgttattgaTTATTACATCATGAATATACATtttaaactttttacaaaaaataatgaaaatgtGGAACTTAtctgagctttttttttttaccctttcAGCTTCTTGGGTATGGACCTACCTTCTACAGAAGGGAACTCATCGGTAAACTAActggtcatgtggtagccttgAGCCTTCACGTGTATGGATGTCGAGTGATGCAGAAGGTAAAATCTGAACGTACACTATAACTAGCTACTTTTGCACCACGTTTGCTAGGTTATTTCAAAGTAAATTCAGGCATATGCATTATATACCTTTGTTTCCATCTCAAAATGATTATAGAGCTCGTGTTTATTGTTAGAGGGCAATCTTCTGTAATGTTGATATAAGTTTGTTTGATTTCAAGAACTAGCTAAACTAGCTTTCCGTTTTATTTCTTGGTATATATAATACTATTTAAGGTGTTTCATGGATTcttctttaattaattaatatgtgtAATGTATAATTTTGACGTGAGGCTTTAAATTAATGTTTAATTAAACTATACTTTATATAATTTTCTTCATAGAAAATTGATCCAGTGTGTGCTTTAATTAATCAGGCTTTCGAAGTAAGTGATATGGATCAGAGGATAGAGATGGCCAACGAGGTTGGCAGAAATTTGATGCAGTGTGTATATGATCAAAACGGCAATCACGTTGTGCAGAAATGTTTGCAGTGTGTACCacctaaatatataaaactaatcCATGCAAGCTTCTACTGGAAGGCCATGGTTTTATCCACGCATCCCTACGGATGTCGTGTCATCCAGGTTGATAGATATATATGCTTTTCGTTTAAGTAGAATTTAAACAATGCTAAAATAAGTCATATCGCACCATTTCTACGCCATGAAATAGAATGTagaatttaatatatttaaaagATGAGGATGTCGCCCATATTAAAGAATTTAACTTTGTCCCTGTTACATATAAATTTCCTTATTGTCACTTCAACTCATTATCAATGTTTAACATTTGAGTACCTATTAATAGATGAAACTGCATATGTACCAACAAAATAAGCCTAATACATCATTAATACACTAAAATATCCAATAGACCTAATTGTTTGTGTCTCACTTATTTtcaaatccatatatataaatattctaAAAGTACCACTTGTACCAATTAATAGGATAGCATCGTTAAAGTATACATAAATGCCCCTTTAAAGGGTGAAGCCAATTATAGTGGCAAGACATACTTTCTCTGTTGCCTTGAAACATGCGGTCTCGTATCGATATATGAGTGCCCACCTAGACTAGCCTGGAGCACAATTTTAATGTCTAATTCACTATCACACCCTCGTGAAGTATTGATCGGTAAGTAGTAAATTGAGCACTATTGGTGATGGTGGCCTCCAATGAAGTCACCTCAACTCAGTCATATGTATGCAGCATAGCAAACTCTATTGTCTATGCTTGGTTCTCTTTAGGtcgagaaggaaaaagagaagatGAAGGTGATCAAAATAGTGTTTTTTCTAAGGTTTTGAGTAGATTTGCGGTATAGAGTAGACACCATTTGTTTATAGTGTTAATCATTGCTACTCAACTATTTATGGTATAGATGAGCAAGGTTAATCATTTGGcagtacttaaaaaatatagctCAAGAGACATACCATCAAGGTGATCTCCATAGCAccaattattatttatattttgaaaaatatgtATAGTTTAGTGCTCGGTTTTGTTTTCAACACTTGTTGATAATCACATGAGACACCTTTACTAATTTGAAGTATGTatttactttttaaaactttttttataGTAACTAATTTGTGGGAGTATACTTATAGTCACGTCGATGGGGTGTATCACATACATCCATCAATTATATCTGACATGTTGGAATTccttaataaataaaataaaacatgagTAGTTTAATGCACATTTTGATTGTTTATTTGTTGCCAAAACTATTTGgcaaagaaaaaacatacatatatgATAATAAATCTCATGATGGATAAAGGGTGCAAGGTTATTTGCTGAAAAtattttgatgattttttttacatctATGTACCATGTATGCTACTTATTAgtagttttgagaaattctaaAAACCactttcaaaatataaatattaaataaatcaaaattaagtcatatctagttaaaaaaacacaactaaattttattgttcttctttatagatatatatttaaattagcGTTGTATATTTTTAAGGGGATTTTTTACACCctaaaatatgatgtgaaattTTTCGGAAATTATCTtaacattaattattatttgtcaaCCCATGTGTCGTGATGTATTTATGAAcactatataatttttataatacatCAATACTTCatttaattaaaggaatacaacaaatatcataaattggatatatattataaaaatattttaaaatgtgaATGTTTATAGACCgttgatttgatattttatatttatattatagatatATCTTAACTACATATGTCTGtggaataatatattttatctttgtatggtgaaaaaaaattctattttacatcaatttttttcaatgGTATTACGTACGTATGTTTTTTGCTCTATCGTTTAtgctagaaaattttatttgacttTTTAGATGATACTACGTATGTATTTTttgcttttatatttttttacatgtggCTTTATCTTTTCAACCGTATGTATGTGggtatgtttttttctttcggCGAGCCATACCTTTTTGTTCCAAATCATACACTCTATGTGCTtatgttcttttttgttttttttaaaccaACCGTTCATATTTTCTCATGTATAGATGAGGAAAGTATTACAAATATACCTAGGTCTAAAATTATGGGTAcgccaatttaaatgaaaattaccGTAAGGTTAGACGGTGACATGTGGTGGTTTAGTTATGTTTGTAGGAATGCCATGTTATGACTTAGaggcgtttgtaggaagtttaatttACTTTTGGTATATAATAGGTGTTGGTTCCCTTCTATAGATATTaagaatatattaaatttaaccgtttgtagtcccggttggtaaccccctttagccccggttgtccaaccgggactacaaatccgggactaaaaatagctatctttagtcccgggtgaaataaccgggactaaagatcaatctttagtcccggttcatgttaccaaccaggactaaagatcgatcagccacgtggccggccaaaccatctttagtcccagtttgtgttaccaaccgggaataaagatcggtgcaccattatatatatatatatatatatatacatatgttacaatacatatatatgcataatatataggcatatatatatgtgtgtgtatgtataaatcatatattacacacacatatgtataatttaaagcacttaacattttatgtgcatatatatatgttaccaaaatatatattaacacaaaagtaaatgtgtacatatataaatatacatatacatgcatatatagtacaattcatttgctcggtagctatagctacgacttcgacgtcggcgttatgtcagaagaggaaggaccgacgttatgaattgtctatccgtcgtagtagaattcaccgtcgggattaaggacttcttcgttgatgaatcccatcagttgttcttgaacagccgtgataaaatccttgtgtgggagattatccctcatgtgaatacgctatcgttcgaaaaataatgacgtatcaatatatgaaattaataaacaacttaacaaatcgagcaatgaaattttgaatgatttatgtatacgtacatcgagctctcgtgttgtgcatatttggtttgataggcaatgggcatactcgcatacgtagtagccgcataagttagtttcctggtcctgctttgcacactacatgagaaacgatgagagatttaatatactatttatattaactgtaattagagattcaattcaatataattttggatcatgcatgtactcactggaaaatgaaacctccgtccaagtttttctttccaagtcccgcggaccaattgacggaaccgatcccaagccctacatatgtagttgcaagctatgattaattaattattacctgagatcaacataatagcaatagattccccgcgactttggaatagatggcattatattacctgtctatcagtttgaagaccttgtcaaaaatcttcttctctttattcattgagtcgtacacagtgactctgcatgcgtccaagtcgaagaataacaggacccagtggaatctggaatatgcgtgagatgagatatatatgattgaaaatgtacatgctatatgtatgggaacgaaatttgttcgagcgacaataaaaactcactctgtgttgtacggcagtagtatgtacgtcttgaaatgctgctgcgttaggagatggacgagattgtcctctgtgtctttctcgtacttgtcgatcatttcggtgttgattttccgagggtcgatgaacccagtatcgcAGACCCTCCGCcatcgggccctttgaatctccattctacaacaatGAAAAGAAAgtattattgcttacatatatgccaggagctaattattgaacgaaacaaatcgaactcaaagatactcacaaaatccatgcgctcagaagagagacgtcgatGGCGTCCAACTGGTACAGATCGAAgagatccttgaaatggatccagagaacatcttctccttgcaagaagttggagtttctgatcctcgctccgaacatctctctacccttggcgctcatttccatgtaccgttcatggaatttgtatatctgtgtcggtagggactgcagctgttcaggtttgacaagcggtttaccgagttcaaacttgtatgccacttccgccttcgggattggtgcgcctccaaccaactgatccacagttagaccggtgtctgaAATGAATTCCGTTATGCCAAAATCTttgccggtcaccaacggctcgacctcttggtttggttgttctccaagctgagggactggtttggacttcttgtgataggctctctgaagtgttcggtcatagtccgatatctgtaacgcctccttgtttgttgtggacattcccttgaagaagttcttcacgctcgggtcaataggtatcttcttttcagaactccgaggcttgagttgcctcttcacctctcctgccacataagcatcaagctcctcttgactgcaatcgtaCGGTGGCTACTTGTTTTtggtggcgtcaactttcgccttcttcgttgcccttgtgcgggcaggcggtggagcttggcgagaccttgtcttgggaggtgcaggcggacatggtggaggcggaggaggcagaggagccggaggagccggaggagatggtgcagcaggaggtggcggaggagccggaggagatggtgcaggaggacgtggcggaggaaccggaggagatggttcaggaggagatggcggagccggaggagatggtgcacgagacgctgcttgtcgcccaggaaggatgatgtaccgcttgcgccatactatgatggcgtggcttgtgtctcgtagatgcgtctcaccatctcctcctgggtagtccaactcgaggtcctcatACGCagcttccaccagctcaacttcgacccttgagtatcctgctggaatcggcctacAGTGGTAAGTCCCGAAAGGGTCCGTTGAGATGGCCATTCCCAACGCCACCTTCAagtgatgagaggttatctattgGTAATCAACCTAAGGAGCAACTTGCGGGATGTACTagtcaaaaatcatcaaactacgagcataccttgattgataagttcttgaagggaatatgcagctcacatggtgtccgctgcgtgatctcatcaatggggcaggtggtttcgtcctgggtttgcatggcgtccatgctctgtgatccgacctgccccgttgaggcgcagctgctacgattgcctgatgggctgaccattgcaggatgaatgtacggctggggatcttgggaccgatgtgcggccatacgttcatccaccttccttgccacctcctcttgcatgctgaacTCGTAGCTCGATatcctgtactcaagatctgcaatcttcgcctcggtatctctcttgctcctcatccgactcctgtacgtgtggatgtcctccttaaaTCCAATATTCTagggaatcacgcctttccctcgtgttcgtcctggatgctcgggagtctgtagggcgagtgacagctcatccttctctctgtcgggtcggaatgtgccctgagaagaggctaccACTGCGTTCGTTAGTCGACtagcagcctcgcgtatctgatcactgaagacaagggagccatcaactgggttaagcattccaccgtgagcatagtaccaaaaCTTCGATCGATCAGGCCATTTAGCGGTGGTCGGTTTGATACCACTCTCAATCaaacttgcctccatctcctcccacttcgacATTGTGACGCTatatccgcctgaccccaagtggtgatggtacttcttct
This window of the Oryza sativa Japonica Group chromosome 4, ASM3414082v1 genome carries:
- the LOC4335354 gene encoding uncharacterized protein isoform X2; this translates as MENAAGGRRAQQTQVTEERQKKMKHKAAQEIADGSSTSDTVHGAADGVCFPCGTSTATAHLLQPKHSQPQHEGYNSSYQKVLANADMDRDSNSSTMQTQVPTNTREGPTFTQLLLGDEDFDLPPYVPEAEENNQFYQQTMNENLNMNQLGNNGIETAELEPQEHIMTFASSFGVGSQLLGSQAIEVVDVVGGLTSQWGTQLHGGHLARVISYIRAFHDPEQQILSNLVTHQSIETMLNHYAQTAEMSYSMRYPENAVTRGPQNVSGFPQTNGQINTLNNMNSEFHFLLEQAKNPENNSMRLINIRGHLCAFSIDPFGSRFIQHKLERATPAELAMVFLGMDLPSTEGNSSVN
- the LOC4335354 gene encoding uncharacterized protein isoform X1 — encoded protein: MENAAGGRRAQQTQVTEERQKKMKHKAAQEIADGSSTSDTVHGAADGVCFPCGTSTATAHLLQPKHSQPQHEGYNSSYQKVLANADMDRDSNSSTMQTQVPTNTREGPTFTQLLLGDEDFDLPPYVPEAEENNQFYQQTMNENLNMNQLGNNGIETAELEPQEHIMTFASSFGVGSQLLGSQAIEVVDVVGGLTSQWGTQLHGGHLARVISYIRAFHDPEQQILSNLVTHQSIETMLNHYAQTAEMSYSMRYPENAVTRGPQNVSGFPQTNGQINTLNNMNSEFHFLLEQAKNPENNSMRLINIRGHLCAFSIDPFGSRFIQHKLERATPAELAMVYEEIVPHAHMLAIDVFANYAVQKIFPNGN